The Actinomycetota bacterium genome window below encodes:
- a CDS encoding PQQ-binding-like beta-propeller repeat protein: MFTKKGQLYSPPIAKNLMVYVGTDNGVLYVLKGFTGKQKWRYDTHEDIRCSPAVEKGVVYLGLNNGSLIALDAFTGEERWFYEEKTSGPLPTEFVYYYAPTPAVMGDTVVHSSPGGKVNAFDAETGSLKWSHSTKSSFVSAPIAANGMVYVSSIDGKLQALDIDYGEIIWSYADLISCDCSPAVGGDMVFQGSADGKIYAFDAKSGRIIWRHHSLEVAKCIIVGKNMVYFGSSNGNLHALDMDTGQLKWRFITEGSVLSTPTFDNELIYLGSNDGKLYVIGAYTGDLQWVYDTKGFFVTSTAITHEMYYVGATTKEDGFPTIVVTAFKKGSFPGTEIWVGGRKEETFATWLINYISSGTRGVLRGKELSMHRILDIASYPLGFPVHLMGRASTEFVESWELPHHCGRINKMFIELASLISISGYISSLVLTPLNAGASIGFLIYTWIIAMLLSVLYFQAKGLLFAGISVNNISRMRIDLKELFILIIRNYPLILIYFLMTGAGLFACALLTGLLSYLPRFWFFVLLGLSLWVLTILIGSLGRGLGLALYKSREEKIPLKLIGALREIKGCFGRLIVFSLWHFFLLILISFGLSMGQARGSYPMIIGGFIGTIIFVLTVFMDASVVLEDRGLPDALQASIHFSLRNLPWVIIYLTLVGLILLLISIPLNFLRSWMGMMISVSLSSLICALLVQIHAFFYLSWGRKVEQG, from the coding sequence ATGTTTACTAAAAAAGGGCAACTTTATTCTCCTCCAATCGCCAAGAATTTGATGGTGTATGTAGGCACGGACAATGGTGTTCTCTACGTTCTTAAGGGCTTCACGGGGAAGCAAAAATGGCGATACGACACCCATGAGGATATTCGTTGTTCCCCAGCGGTCGAGAAGGGTGTAGTTTATCTGGGTTTAAATAATGGCAGCTTGATCGCTCTGGATGCCTTCACTGGCGAAGAGAGGTGGTTTTATGAGGAAAAAACTTCAGGTCCATTGCCGACGGAATTTGTTTATTACTATGCCCCCACTCCCGCTGTGATGGGTGATACCGTAGTACACAGTTCCCCCGGGGGGAAGGTAAATGCCTTCGATGCTGAAACAGGTAGCCTTAAATGGAGCCACAGCACCAAAAGTTCCTTTGTCTCCGCCCCCATAGCTGCGAATGGAATGGTCTATGTCAGTTCCATTGATGGCAAACTCCAAGCTCTTGATATCGATTATGGGGAGATAATATGGAGCTATGCTGACTTGATAAGTTGTGATTGTTCGCCGGCCGTCGGCGGCGACATGGTATTTCAAGGTTCAGCTGATGGTAAGATATATGCTTTCGATGCCAAGAGTGGGAGGATAATATGGAGGCACCATAGCCTTGAGGTTGCCAAATGCATTATCGTGGGCAAGAACATGGTCTATTTTGGTTCCTCCAATGGCAATCTCCACGCTCTCGATATGGATACGGGACAGCTGAAATGGAGATTTATAACGGAAGGGTCGGTGCTTTCCACTCCAACGTTTGATAATGAGTTGATTTATCTGGGCTCAAATGACGGGAAATTATATGTAATCGGTGCATATACCGGTGATTTACAATGGGTTTATGACACTAAAGGCTTTTTCGTGACTTCCACTGCCATTACCCATGAAATGTACTATGTGGGAGCGACCACGAAAGAAGATGGCTTTCCAACAATCGTTGTGACCGCCTTCAAGAAGGGCAGTTTTCCGGGCACCGAAATTTGGGTTGGAGGCCGGAAAGAGGAGACCTTTGCTACGTGGCTTATAAACTATATAAGTAGCGGGACCAGAGGGGTACTTCGGGGGAAGGAGCTAAGTATGCATCGGATATTGGATATCGCTTCCTATCCCCTGGGTTTTCCGGTACATTTAATGGGGCGTGCCTCTACCGAGTTTGTGGAGTCATGGGAGCTTCCCCATCACTGTGGGAGAATCAATAAAATGTTCATCGAACTCGCCTCGCTTATCTCCATAAGCGGCTACATAAGTTCTCTCGTCCTTACGCCTCTTAATGCTGGGGCAAGCATCGGTTTTCTCATTTATACTTGGATTATAGCAATGCTCCTCTCCGTGCTTTACTTTCAGGCGAAAGGGTTACTTTTTGCGGGCATATCCGTGAATAACATCAGTCGGATGAGAATCGATCTAAAAGAGCTCTTTATTTTAATCATCCGCAACTATCCTTTAATCTTAATTTATTTCTTGATGACAGGTGCAGGACTTTTTGCTTGTGCGCTGTTAACCGGTTTATTATCTTACCTTCCCCGGTTTTGGTTTTTTGTTCTTCTGGGTTTATCTCTATGGGTTTTGACCATCTTGATTGGTAGTCTCGGTCGGGGCTTGGGACTCGCCCTTTATAAAAGTCGTGAAGAAAAAATTCCTTTGAAACTGATCGGTGCACTCAGGGAAATTAAAGGTTGTTTTGGCAGATTGATCGTCTTTTCCCTCTGGCATTTTTTCCTGCTCATCCTAATTTCCTTTGGCTTAAGCATGGGTCAGGCACGGGGTTCCTACCCTATGATCATCGGAGGTTTCATTGGTACCATCATTTTTGTTTTAACCGTTTTCATGGATGCCTCGGTTGTTTTGGAAGACAGAGGTCTTCCCGATGCACTTCAAGCCAGCATCCACTTCTCCCTTCGCAATTTACCATGGGTAATAATATACTTAACCTTGGTGGGTTTAATTTTACTTTTGATTTCCATTCCTTTGAATTTCCTTCGGTCTTGGATGGGAATGATGATTTCGGTTTCCTTATCCTCACTGATCTGCGCTCTTCTCGTCCAAATCCATGCCTTTTTCTATTTATCCTGGGGAAGGAAAGTTGAACAAGGATAA
- a CDS encoding tetratricopeptide repeat protein, whose translation MNKDKNLGGKRSDGLPVGRHGKFKTIWDGIIHWSLFLLVFLFPLLVNPFLPPIFTLPKLTFLRILTIVMLFAWSVKVIKSGRIRFIRTTLNIPVLALAFVAILTTITSVHFLTALFGEYSRWEGSLTFLNYLLIFFIATNFVSERRQYDLLLFGLLLSASLVSILSIIEQHWTNFLLLYPKVHCPAGLGKPSGFEMARSFATFGNPMYLSAYLTLVLPLALAIFMKGSYPKRLKVLLPLSITLMLICLVFTYARAAWLGFAMSFLFIVFLSLRDIWANKKMVLVFMGMALICALFVNIPSKYSAYTITQRMTSIVQIEEGSAVPRLKMWRQTLPLIADRPFLGSGADTYKLVFPKYKPKGWVIAFRQPLLDKAHNDFLQVAATMGLLGLAAYLWFLGTFFLKGIRTISQTEHNYERALLIGVIAGALGYVVQLQFNFSHLSVAPLFWLFAGLACTIQKNRKWEWKIFAKSRRLAWIIYGASGLIALLLILCSLIPLIADTYFSKALNYQHEKRLEEAISCYERAASLYPLEELYLYSLGRAYSTKAFSAKDPEYARLYIILAADVFNRSQKLNPWDENAFFYAGNMYLRAGKVLHKGMFANAIEAYSRGLKLNPTSADAHLNLGVALAYQGDFEEAISQWEKTLAIDPGKVDAHYNIGWVYERMGLLSEAKKAYQKALEINPSYTDAKRALERLQNP comes from the coding sequence TTGAACAAGGATAAAAACTTGGGAGGAAAACGGAGTGATGGCCTGCCTGTCGGCAGACATGGCAAATTCAAAACCATTTGGGATGGGATAATCCATTGGTCCCTCTTTCTTTTGGTTTTCCTCTTTCCCCTCCTGGTTAATCCCTTCTTACCCCCAATTTTTACATTACCTAAGCTCACTTTCCTTAGAATACTCACCATAGTTATGTTATTTGCTTGGTCGGTCAAAGTTATTAAATCGGGGAGGATAAGATTCATTCGTACAACTTTGAATATTCCCGTCTTAGCTCTGGCCTTCGTTGCCATTCTTACCACCATCACCTCGGTGCATTTCCTCACGGCATTGTTTGGGGAATACAGCCGGTGGGAAGGTTCACTAACCTTCCTCAACTACCTTTTAATTTTCTTCATTGCGACGAATTTTGTCAGCGAAAGGAGGCAGTATGATCTCCTTCTCTTTGGGTTGCTTCTTTCCGCTTCTCTCGTCTCGATCTTAAGCATCATAGAACAGCATTGGACCAATTTTCTTCTCCTATATCCCAAGGTCCACTGTCCGGCTGGATTGGGGAAGCCGAGTGGATTTGAAATGGCTCGATCCTTCGCCACCTTTGGTAATCCCATGTATCTTAGCGCCTATTTAACATTGGTACTCCCCTTGGCGCTGGCTATTTTCATGAAAGGTTCTTATCCCAAAAGGTTAAAGGTGTTGCTGCCCCTTTCCATAACTTTGATGCTCATCTGTCTGGTCTTTACCTATGCTCGAGCTGCCTGGCTTGGATTCGCCATGTCTTTCTTATTTATCGTATTTTTAAGTCTTCGAGATATTTGGGCAAATAAGAAGATGGTCTTAGTGTTCATGGGCATGGCCCTTATTTGTGCTCTTTTTGTCAATATCCCCTCGAAGTACAGCGCTTATACTATTACCCAGCGAATGACCTCAATCGTTCAAATTGAGGAAGGAAGTGCCGTGCCTCGCTTAAAGATGTGGCGACAGACACTCCCCCTCATCGCCGATCGTCCATTTCTGGGTTCAGGTGCCGATACCTATAAGTTGGTTTTCCCCAAATACAAACCCAAGGGCTGGGTAATTGCTTTTCGTCAACCTCTACTCGATAAAGCCCACAATGATTTCCTACAGGTGGCGGCAACCATGGGACTATTGGGATTGGCTGCGTATCTTTGGTTCCTTGGCACTTTCTTCCTGAAGGGAATCCGCACCATAAGCCAGACCGAGCATAATTATGAAAGAGCATTACTCATTGGGGTCATTGCTGGAGCTTTGGGCTACGTCGTTCAACTCCAATTCAACTTCAGCCATCTTTCGGTAGCTCCTCTTTTCTGGCTCTTTGCCGGTCTAGCCTGTACCATTCAGAAAAATCGGAAGTGGGAATGGAAAATTTTCGCGAAATCAAGGCGGCTGGCGTGGATAATCTATGGAGCTTCGGGGCTCATCGCCCTTCTTCTCATCCTATGTAGTCTCATTCCTCTGATTGCAGACACTTATTTTTCCAAGGCACTAAACTACCAGCATGAAAAGCGATTAGAGGAGGCAATTTCCTGCTATGAACGAGCTGCCTCTTTGTATCCCTTGGAAGAACTGTACCTGTATTCGCTGGGGAGGGCATATTCCACAAAGGCTTTTTCCGCTAAGGATCCAGAATATGCTCGTCTTTATATCATTTTGGCAGCCGATGTCTTCAATAGATCCCAGAAGCTCAATCCTTGGGATGAAAATGCTTTCTTTTACGCTGGGAATATGTATCTTCGAGCGGGAAAGGTGCTCCACAAAGGGATGTTTGCCAATGCCATAGAGGCTTACAGCCGCGGATTGAAGCTCAATCCCACGAGCGCGGATGCCCACCTGAATTTGGGAGTTGCCCTTGCCTATCAGGGCGACTTTGAAGAAGCCATTTCCCAATGGGAAAAAACTCTGGCCATAGATCCCGGAAAGGTTGATGCCCATTACAATATTGGATGGGTCTATGAAAGAATGGGTCTGCTCTCCGAGGCTAAAAAGGCATATCAAAAAGCTCTTGAGATAAATCCATCTTATACGGATGCCAAAAGAGCCCTCGAACGCCTGCAAAATCCCTGA
- a CDS encoding tetratricopeptide repeat protein: MPSEETQAPDSAEKVSPILAGIIFLLLIAILILGVIIVKSVFFGPKVPQTAAERDVLKYEAEVRVNPRDAEAYTNLGFAYFQLGKNEQAIKELEKAIKLDPKSPTPHYYLALVYQAQGNIEKAIDELNLTLKLDPQHELAYFCLGKIYFERKEYDKAVEAFKKSIEISPVTADTHYYLGMTYERVGQKELAIKEYQEVLKYLPDHEEARRALRRLKGGK, encoded by the coding sequence ATGCCATCAGAGGAAACCCAAGCTCCAGATTCAGCTGAGAAAGTCAGTCCGATACTTGCTGGCATAATTTTCCTTCTTCTCATTGCCATTTTGATACTGGGGGTAATCATAGTTAAATCGGTTTTCTTTGGGCCTAAGGTCCCTCAAACTGCTGCGGAACGGGATGTATTGAAGTACGAAGCGGAGGTCAGAGTCAATCCCAGGGATGCGGAAGCCTACACAAACCTCGGGTTTGCCTACTTTCAATTGGGGAAGAATGAGCAGGCTATCAAAGAGTTAGAGAAAGCCATCAAGCTAGATCCCAAATCGCCCACGCCGCATTATTACCTCGCCCTTGTTTATCAAGCACAAGGCAATATTGAGAAGGCAATCGATGAGCTGAACCTAACCCTTAAACTCGACCCCCAACATGAGCTGGCTTACTTTTGTTTGGGGAAGATATATTTTGAACGAAAAGAATACGATAAAGCGGTTGAAGCTTTCAAGAAAAGCATTGAGATAAGTCCGGTAACCGCGGATACCCATTATTATCTGGGGATGACTTATGAGAGGGTGGGACAGAAGGAATTGGCTATAAAGGAGTATCAAGAGGTGTTGAAATACTTGCCGGATCACGAGGAAGCCAGACGAGCTTTAAGAAGGTTAAAAGGGGGAAAGTGA
- a CDS encoding tetratricopeptide repeat protein, translated as MTAGHKKWVYILWATIVLVPLVIAAIYLGSLIRGKTIQDEAAEYGRKGVKLFREGKLKEASEAFEKALELNPKDAGIHYQLAMTYENMGRTNLAIKHYKSTIQLMPKAPEPHYNLAAMYKSRNELDKAIKELKIAIDLNPKFTGAYLTLAEYLALKGKLDQAEKYYREVMRIGKQRFDLVEAHNGLAKIYIEKGMVDAAIAEWQKTLKLDPENKEARRGIKERGGE; from the coding sequence ATGACGGCGGGGCATAAAAAGTGGGTATATATTCTATGGGCAACTATAGTTTTAGTTCCCCTGGTCATTGCAGCTATCTACTTGGGTTCTTTAATTAGGGGAAAGACTATACAAGATGAGGCAGCTGAGTATGGAAGAAAAGGGGTGAAACTCTTTAGGGAAGGTAAGTTAAAGGAGGCTTCTGAAGCTTTTGAAAAGGCATTGGAGCTCAATCCCAAGGACGCCGGAATACATTATCAATTGGCCATGACTTATGAAAACATGGGGAGGACAAACCTGGCGATCAAGCATTATAAAAGTACCATCCAGTTGATGCCCAAAGCTCCCGAACCGCACTATAATTTAGCTGCAATGTATAAATCCCGGAATGAATTGGATAAGGCCATCAAAGAGCTAAAGATAGCCATCGATCTCAATCCTAAATTTACGGGCGCATACTTAACCCTGGCTGAATATCTTGCCTTAAAGGGGAAACTCGATCAAGCCGAAAAATACTATAGAGAAGTCATGCGAATTGGCAAACAGAGATTCGATCTTGTCGAGGCACACAATGGATTGGCAAAGATTTATATAGAGAAGGGAATGGTCGATGCGGCGATAGCAGAGTGGCAAAAAACGCTGAAATTGGATCCGGAGAATAAAGAAGCACGACGGGGGATCAAAGAACGTGGAGGGGAATAG